The window AATTGGGTATTAATTACATCGATTTTTTGACGGAGTGCCGAATTGAAAAAGCAAAAAAACTTTTGAATGATCCAGAGAGAAGTTTAAAGGAAATTACATTTGAGGGTCGGTTATCATGAGCCGAATTATTTCAGCAAGGTATTCAAGAAAATGTGTGGAATATCCCCGAAGGAATACCGAAGAACGTTATTGAGTAAAAAAGCTGAAGTTTGAAAGGGGGAGCAGATGAAACAGAAGATTAGAGTCGTGTGTCTTGCGGGGATAGCCTTGCTTCTAGTTGCTAGTATAAGTACGTCAAAGCAGATACCGGAAACCGGAGAATCTGAGGAAACGACACCGCCCAGTGAGAAGCATGAGCCGATACGTATTGGATTTTCGATGGATACATTACTTGAAGAACGCTGGCTGAAAGATCGAGATTTGTTCAGGGATGCCGTTGAAGCACTAGGAGCGGAAGTCGAGATTGTAGCTGCGAATGGAGATGATGCACTTCAGATTTCACAG of the Sporosarcina sp. FSL K6-1508 genome contains:
- a CDS encoding helix-turn-helix domain-containing protein translates to MRVGYHEPNYFSKVFKKMCGISPKEYRRTLLSKKAEV